In the Candidatus Electrothrix sp. GW3-4 genome, one interval contains:
- a CDS encoding CZB domain-containing protein — translation MDKNEVITTLRDAARNHKKWVADARALIEGVPLEKDKVPVNPTECEFGNWYYTVGQTLNEIPGFKEIEESHNKLHKTYMEIFSILFGENEPSFFSKLLGRSRKKMLAEQREQAMNKYNILEEQSKTVISQLLQVEKVITAIGDKQFEKYSPRLKKVV, via the coding sequence ATGGACAAAAATGAAGTCATTACAACACTGAGAGATGCCGCACGCAACCACAAAAAATGGGTAGCTGATGCTCGTGCCCTTATTGAAGGCGTTCCTCTTGAGAAGGATAAAGTTCCCGTTAATCCAACAGAGTGTGAATTCGGGAATTGGTATTACACAGTAGGGCAAACGCTGAATGAGATTCCTGGATTTAAAGAAATTGAAGAGTCACATAACAAGCTGCACAAGACCTATATGGAAATATTTTCAATTCTGTTCGGTGAGAATGAACCCTCTTTTTTCAGTAAATTACTAGGACGGTCTCGTAAAAAAATGCTTGCTGAACAACGTGAGCAGGCTATGAATAAATATAATATTCTGGAGGAACAATCAAAAACAGTCATCAGCCAACTTCTTCAGGTAGAAAAAGTGATTACAGCTATTGGTGACAAACAGTTTGAGAAATACAGTCCCAGACTAAAGAAGGTTGTCTAA
- a CDS encoding DUF3368 domain-containing protein, translating to MIVFSNTTPFIALTSINQLDLLPQLFTKVIEECRAGGPVAVPELTSLPWIKTIPSSPEISSHVLLELDKGEKHTIHTACQQKADLVIIDEKIGRNVAEYLDLSVIGTLGILLNAKKKGLITSFTECVRDMRHNGLRYHPRLIERLIQQCGESETDLT from the coding sequence GTGATTGTCTTTTCCAACACTACGCCCTTTATCGCTCTTACTTCCATCAATCAGCTTGACCTGCTGCCACAGCTTTTCACCAAAGTCATAGAAGAATGCAGAGCGGGCGGCCCGGTAGCGGTTCCTGAGCTGACTTCGCTGCCGTGGATAAAAACCATCCCCTCATCTCCTGAAATCAGCAGCCATGTACTTCTGGAACTCGACAAAGGGGAAAAGCATACCATCCATACCGCATGTCAGCAAAAAGCCGACCTGGTTATTATTGATGAAAAGATTGGCAGGAATGTAGCAGAGTATCTCGACCTGTCCGTTATCGGTACTCTCGGTATTCTTCTGAACGCCAAAAAGAAAGGACTGATCACCTCGTTTACCGAGTGCGTGAGAGATATGCGGCATAATGGACTGCGCTATCATCCGCGACTTATTGAACGACTCATACAGCAATGCGGCGAAAGCGAAACTGACCTCACCTAA
- a CDS encoding UPF0175 family protein: protein MKIQCPTELLLGLHVNAESLAEIVKLEAAIALFRKGKISSGMAAKWLDIPRATFLFKAMEQGAELLEDSADDFRRETMLL from the coding sequence ATGAAAATACAATGTCCCACAGAACTGCTGCTGGGGCTTCACGTTAACGCCGAAAGCCTGGCGGAGATCGTCAAACTTGAGGCAGCAATCGCCTTATTCAGAAAAGGGAAGATATCTTCCGGCATGGCGGCCAAATGGCTTGATATACCCAGAGCAACTTTCTTGTTCAAAGCAATGGAACAGGGCGCAGAACTGCTTGAGGACTCGGCAGATGACTTTCGCCGGGAGACGATGCTGCTGTGA
- a CDS encoding DUF3418 domain-containing protein, giving the protein MTEQFPVSLFAPEIGTAMPVSEKRLKEQWQQVEESCRRVE; this is encoded by the coding sequence TTGACGGAGCAATTTCCGGTCTCGCTCTTTGCCCCGGAAATTGGCACGGCCATGCCTGTCTCTGAGAAACGGCTGAAGGAGCAATGGCAGCAGGTGGAGGAGAGTTGTCGGCGGGTGGAGTGA
- a CDS encoding radical SAM protein: MDKFIKLTQLGFFELKRKVFGTKFMAEFDVTDACNLRCEHCYHFYGKKNFSKEVTPITQWEERLHDLYQSGVRLVLLVGGEPALRPDVLMLADKIFPFVYIITNGTIKIPLEFKHPLYVSVEGTEKTNDKIRGQGVFSKILKNYSGDKRIIINMTVNGQNYTELEQLVRASQEHNFSGVVCNIYMSKTGDDKDTDPIVPAKSLRREILQELRRVKSRYPNDFLLNDSMISWYEKTDHRGWCYWGDEARHFDASWNTRRCFGNNADCSNCGCFAGAFMSNLTAWAWPKERLKIGFL; this comes from the coding sequence GTGGATAAATTCATAAAGTTAACGCAACTTGGCTTCTTTGAGCTGAAACGGAAAGTATTTGGAACCAAGTTTATGGCTGAGTTTGATGTCACTGATGCCTGTAATCTCAGGTGTGAGCATTGTTATCATTTTTATGGGAAAAAAAATTTTTCAAAAGAGGTTACCCCTATAACACAATGGGAAGAACGGTTGCATGATCTCTATCAGTCTGGAGTTCGCCTCGTTTTGTTAGTAGGTGGTGAACCAGCGTTAAGACCAGATGTGTTGATGTTGGCGGATAAAATTTTCCCCTTTGTGTATATTATCACAAATGGAACTATAAAAATTCCTCTGGAATTCAAACATCCTCTGTATGTATCTGTTGAGGGCACCGAGAAAACCAATGACAAAATACGAGGCCAAGGCGTTTTTTCTAAAATTCTGAAAAACTATTCCGGTGATAAGCGGATCATCATCAATATGACAGTCAACGGCCAAAATTACACTGAACTTGAACAGCTGGTACGGGCTTCTCAGGAACACAATTTTTCAGGCGTTGTCTGCAATATCTACATGTCTAAAACCGGGGATGACAAAGATACCGACCCCATAGTTCCTGCAAAGAGTCTCCGTAGAGAGATTCTTCAGGAGCTTCGAAGAGTGAAATCGCGCTATCCGAACGACTTTTTGCTGAATGATTCAATGATCAGCTGGTATGAAAAAACCGACCATCGAGGCTGGTGTTACTGGGGCGATGAGGCACGTCATTTTGATGCTTCATGGAACACGAGACGATGCTTTGGGAATAATGCCGATTGTTCAAATTGCGGGTGTTTTGCAGGAGCATTTATGAGCAATCTGACAGCGTGGGCATGGCCAAAAGAAAGGCTAAAAATAGGTTTTTTGTAA
- a CDS encoding ATP-binding protein, which translates to MGPNGSGKSNILDVLSFVRDSVMQGLPAAITHRRGIDSVRRRSHGRPFDVHIEFQLLIDQQHVTYEFIITGDRLEEYRVKTEKAIMYGPKGEEKVSFIRNGHEWDGPEGVAPFMDEQSLALTALGGTKQFKPLVDFLSGLTVYSIFPDTLRIPQRFDSSHPLKEHGENWVSILRELVKEKYAKDDIVTGLRKLTGDIEDVRVASAAGYLIAEFKQQVKGQKAKRWFDAAQQSDGTLRVAGLLTALVQTPALPVIGVEEPELTVHPGALPMLYDYLRQASEMSQVFVTTHSPIILDVVDVENDVVFVVNRVDGKTDVKRMADTQLEPVRKSLLRLGDLFMSGDLQLSLFDDDTPWRE; encoded by the coding sequence ATAGGACCGAACGGATCAGGAAAGTCAAACATTCTTGATGTGCTCTCTTTTGTGAGGGATTCGGTTATGCAGGGCCTACCTGCCGCTATCACCCATAGACGTGGTATCGACAGTGTACGGAGACGCAGTCATGGTCGTCCTTTTGATGTACACATAGAATTTCAGCTTCTTATTGATCAGCAGCATGTAACGTATGAATTTATTATTACCGGTGATCGCCTCGAAGAGTATAGGGTAAAGACAGAAAAGGCGATTATGTACGGACCGAAGGGCGAGGAAAAGGTCTCATTTATCAGAAATGGTCATGAGTGGGATGGGCCGGAAGGAGTGGCGCCCTTTATGGATGAGCAATCCTTGGCCTTGACGGCACTGGGAGGAACAAAACAGTTCAAACCCTTGGTTGATTTTCTTTCAGGTCTAACCGTTTATTCTATTTTTCCGGATACCCTTCGGATTCCTCAGCGTTTTGATTCAAGCCATCCACTTAAAGAGCATGGAGAGAACTGGGTATCTATTTTACGGGAATTGGTGAAAGAAAAGTACGCCAAAGATGATATTGTTACAGGATTGAGGAAGCTCACCGGAGATATTGAGGATGTCCGAGTGGCGAGCGCAGCAGGATATCTGATAGCTGAGTTTAAGCAGCAGGTCAAAGGACAAAAGGCGAAACGTTGGTTTGACGCAGCTCAGCAGTCGGATGGAACGCTTAGGGTTGCAGGATTATTGACGGCCTTGGTGCAAACACCGGCTCTTCCGGTCATCGGTGTGGAGGAGCCAGAACTTACCGTTCATCCCGGAGCTCTGCCCATGCTCTATGATTATCTGCGGCAGGCCAGCGAGATGTCGCAGGTCTTTGTTACTACGCATAGTCCGATAATCCTTGATGTTGTTGATGTTGAAAACGATGTTGTTTTTGTCGTCAATCGGGTGGATGGTAAAACAGATGTAAAAAGGATGGCGGATACCCAGCTGGAACCCGTTCGCAAGAGCTTGTTGCGATTAGGGGATCTCTTTATGTCAGGTGACTTGCAACTTTCTCTTTTTGACGATGATACCCCCTGGAGGGAATGA
- a CDS encoding DUF6516 family protein, whose amino-acid sequence MIDLYFRNVEHIIQEFPNIRSSALKKKQYNAKQGYISGSVHFDSGSRLEFMELKDTDRSAKIKYRYQYMDQQNTCLFRYDNAPHHPEITTHPHHKHNGEEIIASCEPTLFDILLEIAEQEREDE is encoded by the coding sequence ATGATTGACCTCTACTTCCGGAATGTTGAACATATTATCCAGGAGTTTCCAAATATCCGCAGCTCCGCTCTCAAGAAAAAACAGTATAACGCCAAACAGGGATATATCAGCGGCTCTGTCCATTTTGACTCTGGAAGCCGTCTTGAGTTTATGGAACTCAAAGACACAGACAGATCAGCAAAGATAAAATATCGCTATCAGTATATGGATCAACAGAATACCTGTCTCTTCCGATACGATAATGCACCACATCATCCCGAGATAACAACTCATCCTCACCATAAGCATAATGGGGAGGAGATTATCGCAAGTTGTGAGCCGACGTTATTTGATATTTTACTTGAGATTGCCGAACAAGAACGTGAAGACGAGTAG
- a CDS encoding tetratricopeptide repeat protein, giving the protein MGTTDNTFNHSGDGEQNIGQGNEAIGKQINAQNAQIGVLGNHAHVEGGIHYHQPPPTPPPVIPRQLQPLDACFLGRDKELADLLEQLQPGKVVAVCGPGGMGKSALAAQAVDKLEKARFPDGIVFHSFYGHPQTEQALQAICVAFQVEAKTGLASTVRQVLSGRKALIILDGTEEADDLKAVLDLRSTCGVLITSRKRDDAQGFRLDLTPLEEQPAAEVFRLHSKGTARCAPTTTDDASVQGICKILDGWPVGLRIAGRYLSSTGESAADYLKWLEKEPFKELGDGTHQEENAALLLRRSVAQVSEDARLALGVAGTLAFAPIAREPVAAVLEDDERRARKALGELVNYGLLEKQEERWQISHALVHTYARTELALSRKNLLLLSDHYKWFCVSNMLPGRKGYVCTNDERGHHLRFLEACLNNELWDEVSDFVYLISRYLDRQGHWVDRQIALKIALTAARHIGGRRDEAWCLNSLGYTCGRCGDHKKALEWYEKSLPIYRELGDKQGEGATLNNIAKSHTLQEGYDLALHHFKQSLKIWREIRSQEGEGTTLNNIANVYMHQDEWEIALVYLEEALPIRWAAGDKIGAGETLNNIAAIYHSQENHNKAMEYLEQALVLRRQSGDRVGEAVTYFNIGLTYKDILNLVQAEKYLTVAVQIADWIDYPLLEKWREELAQVRAARQGTQET; this is encoded by the coding sequence ATGGGAACGACTGACAATACCTTCAACCACAGTGGCGATGGTGAGCAGAATATCGGCCAAGGGAATGAGGCTATCGGTAAGCAGATAAATGCCCAGAATGCACAAATTGGTGTGCTGGGCAATCATGCCCATGTGGAGGGTGGCATTCATTATCACCAGCCGCCGCCTACTCCCCCGCCCGTTATTCCCCGTCAACTCCAGCCCCTTGATGCCTGCTTCCTCGGCAGAGATAAGGAGCTTGCCGATTTATTGGAGCAGCTCCAACCCGGCAAGGTCGTTGCTGTGTGCGGGCCGGGCGGCATGGGAAAGTCAGCCTTGGCGGCGCAGGCAGTGGATAAGCTGGAGAAAGCCCGCTTCCCGGACGGCATAGTCTTTCATAGCTTCTATGGACATCCCCAAACAGAGCAGGCCCTGCAAGCCATTTGCGTAGCCTTTCAGGTGGAGGCAAAGACGGGCCTTGCCAGCACAGTGCGGCAGGTGCTCTCAGGCAGGAAGGCATTGATCATCTTGGACGGAACCGAGGAGGCGGATGACCTCAAGGCCGTGCTTGATCTGCGCAGTACCTGCGGGGTGCTGATCACCAGTCGGAAGCGGGACGATGCCCAGGGCTTCCGGCTTGACCTGACCCCGCTGGAGGAGCAGCCCGCAGCTGAGGTCTTCCGGCTACATAGTAAGGGCACAGCACGCTGTGCCCCTACAACGACGGATGATGCAAGCGTGCAGGGCATCTGCAAGATATTGGATGGCTGGCCCGTGGGTTTGCGCATTGCGGGCCGGTATCTCAGCAGCACGGGTGAGAGCGCGGCAGATTACTTGAAGTGGTTGGAAAAAGAGCCGTTCAAGGAACTGGGTGACGGTACGCATCAGGAGGAGAATGCCGCCTTGCTGCTGCGGCGTAGCGTGGCGCAGGTGAGCGAGGATGCCCGCCTTGCGCTGGGCGTAGCAGGTACCTTGGCCTTTGCGCCGATAGCCCGTGAACCGGTGGCGGCTGTGCTTGAGGATGATGAACGCCGGGCACGGAAGGCGTTGGGTGAGCTGGTTAATTATGGTTTGCTGGAGAAGCAAGAGGAACGCTGGCAGATAAGCCATGCGTTGGTGCATACCTATGCCCGAACTGAGCTGGCTTTGAGCAGGAAGAACTTGCTATTGCTATCTGACCATTATAAATGGTTCTGTGTTTCTAATATGCTACCCGGAAGAAAGGGATATGTTTGCACCAATGATGAGCGGGGACACCACTTGCGCTTCCTTGAGGCTTGTCTAAATAATGAGCTGTGGGATGAAGTGTCAGATTTTGTTTACTTAATCTCAAGGTATTTAGACAGGCAGGGACATTGGGTGGATCGACAAATCGCCTTAAAAATAGCTTTAACTGCTGCCCGACACATAGGCGGTCGTAGAGATGAAGCTTGGTGCTTGAACAGTCTTGGGTACACTTGTGGGAGATGCGGTGATCATAAGAAAGCCTTAGAATGGTATGAGAAAAGCCTGCCAATATATCGTGAGTTAGGTGACAAGCAGGGAGAAGGTGCAACATTGAATAATATAGCAAAAAGTCACACCCTTCAAGAAGGATACGACTTGGCCTTGCACCATTTCAAGCAGAGTCTAAAAATATGGCGGGAAATCCGTAGTCAAGAAGGGGAAGGCACGACCTTGAATAATATTGCCAACGTTTATATGCACCAAGATGAATGGGAGATAGCCTTGGTATATTTAGAGGAGGCTCTTCCTATCAGATGGGCGGCTGGTGACAAGATTGGAGCAGGAGAAACCTTGAACAACATCGCTGCGATATACCATTCTCAAGAAAATCATAACAAGGCCATGGAATATTTAGAACAAGCCTTGGTTCTACGGCGGCAGTCTGGTGATAGGGTCGGAGAAGCAGTGACATACTTTAATATTGGGCTTACCTATAAAGATATACTTAACCTTGTTCAAGCAGAGAAATACCTTACAGTAGCTGTGCAAATTGCAGATTGGATCGACTATCCTTTATTGGAGAAATGGCGCGAGGAATTGGCACAGGTACGGGCAGCGCGGCAAGGTACGCAGGAGACATAG
- a CDS encoding two-CW domain-containing protein, with the protein MNCWEFKDCGREPNGKNIALYGICPVTTESSVDGIHNGKNGGRCCWAIIPYQSTIENNLGFCCGGLFECIKCDFYKLVKDSTELIITV; encoded by the coding sequence GTGAATTGCTGGGAATTTAAGGATTGCGGAAGAGAACCCAACGGAAAAAACATTGCTCTATATGGGATCTGCCCAGTTACAACAGAATCCAGTGTGGATGGCATTCATAACGGTAAAAACGGTGGACGCTGCTGTTGGGCTATTATTCCATATCAGTCAACAATAGAGAATAATTTAGGTTTCTGCTGCGGCGGGCTTTTTGAATGTATCAAATGTGATTTTTATAAGTTAGTAAAAGACTCAACAGAACTGATCATTACAGTGTAG
- a CDS encoding DUF3418 domain-containing protein: MCVTPLTPMQLNYPTQLPITDRKDEIVQAVREHQVIVIAGDTGSGKTTQLPKMCLEAGRAGEGTMIGCTQPRRIAALSVTERVQEELGQVRTVGSKIRFQDRTGPKTRIKFMTDGILLAETRGDRDLRAYDTLIIDEAHERSLNIDFLLGYLHQLLARRQDLKLIIASATIDTEKFSKHFHDAPIIQVEGRTYPVTVEYCPPDNDDDESNQDIDRLVADQIVRLMARRGGDILAFLPTERDILDTVALLRKELADRALILPLFGRLQGGEQRRIFRSAQRRKIIVATNVAETSITVPGIECVVDTGLARIAHYNVRAGTTHLPVTRIARASCDQRAGRCGRVGPGRCIRLYSEEDYLARDEFTLPEIQRSNLAEVILQMLSLRLPEPRNFPFIDPPAPRAVNDGFRILRELGALDSEHQLTERGRIMARLPLDPRISRMIIEGAELGVLRETTIIAAALAIQDPRVQPPDKLEKARQAHRAFNYPGSDVMTLVNMWDTCRGEALPSPGSSDKGQSRQDDKEQTREAAPTPSAGQLRRFCEANFCSWQRMREWFDIHEQILRILKQHKEFVSALDRMAESSSLQNNVGTRHAVSLPESQDRRGEPCDRPLRSPSNRRDEPLCSPGLSDKGQTRGSAPTAPTLVHQALTAGFLRNIALRKEKNTYQISGNREAMLFPGSGLYNKGGQWIVAADFVHTSQLFARMAATIEVDWLERLGGDLCKRSYSDPHWQKKSGQVIALEKVSLFGLVIAADRRVNYGRISKKTAAEAKEIFIREALIPGELKGKYPFLEHNLALARQQEELEERLRRRGIMTDEQVLYEFYDQRLELVYDRFTLNRFLSRKRKQAKPGEEADGFLRMTEEDLCQSQPESDELYRFPKTLTTPQGELRLSYTFHPGQDDDGVTVDIPVSCCPALSPNLFEWLVPGLLEDKVAALLKGLPKRLRKLFVPLPDTAALLMDGMDLYQGSLYPALERFLLRHFQVRVTRADWQLENLPLHLRMRFRLCDEQGKALYYTRDFHKLALHCGSMRQTMQGGQMRKVEDLPERKNIQVWDFAVAPRPLPARDEHNRVTGLYYPALFLGLSKGQEQQLCLRYIADPEQAVRENRKGLRFLYGQYFSKEFKAVAKECKAAVAGHTASWLSLGMKAGAGETRDLLLNCIVDSLFQISGDLPNKTGFELILDDLREQGVTRLAREQLNQVLDLLAERRKTQVALTQSKQRAGKSRSADQARFAEYEDLLERLVPADFLDRFSPEEAGDRKRYLQALAKRVERAEHSPHKDADKVKRVQPFAEHLRQLDRKEAEQKAGGSISAPCREAVVLYRRMVEEFRISVFAPEIGTAMPVSEKRLKQQWKLVEESCRRVE, translated from the coding sequence TTGTGCGTAACGCCACTAACACCTATGCAGCTCAACTACCCTACACAGCTCCCCATCACCGACCGCAAGGACGAGATCGTCCAGGCCGTTCGGGAACATCAGGTCATCGTTATTGCAGGCGATACCGGGTCCGGCAAGACAACCCAGCTCCCCAAGATGTGCCTGGAGGCAGGCCGGGCAGGGGAGGGGACCATGATCGGCTGTACCCAGCCCCGCCGTATTGCCGCCCTGTCAGTCACCGAGCGGGTGCAGGAGGAGCTGGGGCAGGTCCGGACGGTGGGGTCCAAGATTCGCTTTCAGGATCGCACCGGCCCGAAAACCCGGATCAAGTTCATGACCGACGGGATTCTTCTGGCCGAGACCCGGGGCGACCGCGATCTGCGGGCCTACGACACCCTGATCATTGACGAGGCCCATGAGCGCAGCCTGAACATCGACTTTCTGCTCGGCTATCTCCATCAATTGCTGGCCCGCCGTCAGGACCTCAAGCTGATCATTGCCTCGGCCACCATTGATACCGAGAAATTCAGTAAGCATTTTCACGATGCCCCGATTATCCAGGTGGAAGGACGCACCTATCCGGTCACGGTGGAATACTGCCCCCCGGACAACGATGACGATGAAAGCAATCAGGATATCGACCGGCTGGTTGCTGACCAGATTGTCAGGCTTATGGCGCGGCGCGGTGGGGATATCCTGGCCTTTCTCCCCACGGAACGGGACATCCTGGATACGGTGGCCTTGCTGCGTAAGGAGCTGGCTGACCGGGCCCTGATTCTGCCCCTGTTCGGACGGCTCCAGGGCGGGGAGCAGCGGCGTATTTTTCGTTCTGCGCAGCGGCGCAAGATCATTGTGGCCACCAATGTGGCAGAGACCTCCATCACTGTGCCGGGCATAGAATGCGTGGTGGACACTGGCTTGGCGCGGATCGCCCATTATAATGTGCGGGCCGGGACCACCCATCTGCCCGTGACCAGGATTGCCAGGGCCAGTTGCGACCAGCGAGCCGGGCGTTGTGGTCGGGTAGGGCCAGGGCGTTGTATCCGCCTCTACAGCGAGGAGGATTATCTTGCCCGCGATGAGTTCACCCTGCCGGAGATCCAGCGTTCCAATCTGGCTGAGGTTATTCTCCAGATGCTCAGTCTTCGCCTGCCTGAGCCGCGCAATTTTCCCTTTATCGATCCGCCAGCACCCAGAGCGGTCAATGACGGCTTTCGTATTCTTCGGGAACTGGGGGCCCTTGACAGCGAGCACCAACTCACCGAGCGGGGCCGGATCATGGCTCGCCTGCCCCTGGACCCGCGCATCTCCCGGATGATTATCGAAGGCGCGGAACTGGGCGTGCTCCGGGAAACCACGATCATTGCCGCAGCCCTGGCTATTCAGGACCCCCGTGTCCAGCCGCCGGATAAGCTGGAAAAGGCCCGGCAGGCCCACCGGGCCTTCAATTATCCCGGCTCGGATGTCATGACCCTGGTGAATATGTGGGATACCTGTCGAGGTGAAGCCCTGCCTTCGCCCGGTTCGTCTGATAAAGGGCAGAGTCGCCAGGATGATAAAGAGCAGACACGGGAAGCTGCCCCTACACCATCAGCCGGTCAGTTGCGCCGTTTTTGCGAGGCCAATTTCTGCTCCTGGCAGCGGATGCGGGAATGGTTTGATATTCATGAGCAGATCCTCCGTATCCTCAAGCAGCATAAGGAATTTGTCTCGGCCTTGGATCGTATGGCCGAATCGTCGTCTTTGCAGAATAATGTAGGGACACGGCATGCCGTGTCCCTACCGGAATCGCAGGATCGTAGGGGCGAACCTTGTGATCGCCCGTTACGTTCCCCATCAAACCGTAGGGACGAACCCCTGTGTTCGCCCGGTTTATCTGATAAAGGGCAGACACGGGGATCTGCCCCTACAGCACCAACCCTGGTTCATCAGGCCCTGACCGCAGGATTCCTGCGCAACATTGCCCTGCGCAAGGAAAAGAATACCTATCAGATCTCCGGCAACCGGGAGGCCATGCTCTTTCCCGGTTCCGGCCTGTATAATAAGGGGGGACAGTGGATCGTGGCAGCGGATTTTGTCCATACCTCGCAGCTCTTTGCCCGCATGGCCGCCACGATTGAGGTGGACTGGCTGGAACGCCTCGGCGGTGATCTCTGCAAACGCTCCTACTCGGACCCGCATTGGCAGAAAAAGTCCGGGCAGGTCATTGCCCTGGAAAAGGTCTCCCTGTTCGGTTTGGTGATTGCTGCGGATCGGCGGGTGAACTACGGGCGCATCAGCAAGAAAACAGCAGCGGAAGCCAAGGAGATTTTTATCCGGGAGGCTTTGATCCCCGGTGAACTCAAGGGCAAATATCCCTTTCTTGAGCATAATCTGGCCCTGGCTCGGCAACAGGAAGAGCTGGAGGAACGCCTGCGTAGGCGCGGCATCATGACTGATGAGCAGGTTCTGTACGAGTTCTATGATCAGCGGCTGGAACTGGTGTATGACCGCTTCACCCTGAACCGCTTTTTGAGCAGGAAACGCAAGCAGGCCAAGCCCGGTGAAGAAGCGGACGGCTTTCTCAGGATGACAGAGGAAGATCTTTGCCAAAGCCAACCGGAAAGCGATGAGCTGTATCGCTTTCCGAAAACCCTGACCACACCTCAAGGCGAGTTGCGTCTTTCGTATACCTTCCACCCTGGTCAGGATGACGACGGCGTGACTGTGGATATCCCGGTCTCCTGCTGTCCGGCCCTGTCACCGAATCTCTTTGAGTGGCTGGTGCCCGGTCTGCTGGAGGACAAGGTGGCGGCCTTGCTCAAGGGGCTGCCCAAACGCCTGCGCAAGCTCTTTGTCCCTTTGCCGGACACGGCGGCCCTGCTCATGGACGGTATGGATCTCTACCAAGGTTCCCTGTACCCGGCCCTGGAGCGTTTTCTTCTCCGTCATTTTCAGGTCAGGGTGACACGGGCGGACTGGCAATTGGAGAATCTCCCCCTCCACCTGCGTATGCGTTTCCGTCTCTGCGACGAGCAGGGAAAGGCTCTGTATTACACGCGTGATTTCCATAAGCTTGCTCTACATTGCGGTTCAATGCGGCAGACAATGCAGGGAGGGCAGATGCGGAAGGTCGAAGACCTGCCAGAAAGAAAGAATATCCAGGTATGGGATTTTGCCGTGGCTCCGCGCCCTCTGCCTGCACGGGACGAGCATAACCGGGTCACGGGCCTCTACTATCCGGCTTTGTTCCTGGGATTGAGCAAGGGGCAGGAGCAGCAGCTTTGCCTGAGGTATATTGCCGACCCTGAGCAGGCAGTTCGAGAGAACAGAAAGGGGCTTCGTTTCCTCTATGGGCAGTATTTCAGCAAGGAGTTTAAGGCGGTTGCCAAGGAATGCAAGGCAGCGGTGGCCGGGCATACCGCCTCCTGGCTCTCTCTTGGGATGAAGGCCGGGGCCGGAGAAACCAGGGACCTGTTGCTCAACTGTATTGTGGACAGCCTGTTTCAGATTAGCGGGGACCTACCGAACAAGACTGGCTTTGAGCTGATCCTTGACGATCTCCGGGAGCAGGGAGTGACCCGACTGGCGAGGGAGCAGCTCAATCAGGTGCTGGATCTGCTGGCGGAACGCCGCAAGACTCAGGTCGCCCTGACGCAAAGTAAACAACGGGCCGGGAAAAGTCGGAGTGCGGATCAGGCCCGCTTTGCCGAATATGAGGACTTACTTGAGAGACTGGTACCTGCGGATTTCCTTGATCGATTTTCTCCAGAAGAGGCCGGTGACCGAAAGCGGTACCTTCAGGCCCTGGCCAAGCGGGTAGAACGGGCCGAGCATAGTCCGCATAAGGATGCGGATAAGGTCAAGAGGGTTCAGCCCTTTGCTGAGCATCTCCGTCAGCTGGATCGGAAAGAGGCGGAGCAGAAAGCAGGCGGGAGCATTTCGGCTCCCTGCCGGGAGGCTGTGGTCCTGTATCGCCGCATGGTGGAGGAGTTCCGTATATCTGTCTTTGCCCCGGAAATCGGTACAGCCATGCCAGTCTCAGAAAAACGGCTGAAGCAGCAATGGAAGCTGGTGGAGGAGAGCTGCAGGAGGGTGGAATAA